The following proteins are encoded in a genomic region of Bacilli bacterium:
- a CDS encoding ACT domain-containing protein, which translates to MHQRRSALIAPHDQRYYLVHEDVLPEAVLKTIKVKQLLAQGEAKTIHDAVEKVGLSRSAFYKYKDSVHSLNKWQRERIVTISLDLKHQSGVLSQVLSMIAAHQGNVLTIHQTIPLQGMANVVITMDTSDMSSPFPDLMRSLADLDGVRQSAVIGQG; encoded by the coding sequence GTGCATCAGCGCAGGTCCGCACTTATTGCTCCCCACGACCAACGTTATTATCTCGTGCATGAAGACGTGTTGCCCGAGGCGGTTCTAAAAACGATCAAGGTTAAACAATTGTTGGCGCAGGGGGAAGCCAAAACGATTCATGACGCGGTGGAAAAAGTGGGATTGAGCCGCAGCGCGTTTTACAAATACAAAGACTCCGTTCATTCGCTAAATAAATGGCAGCGCGAACGGATCGTCACCATTTCCCTTGATCTAAAGCATCAGTCGGGCGTGCTTTCGCAAGTGTTGTCGATGATAGCCGCGCATCAAGGCAACGTGTTGACCATCCATCAGACGATTCCGTTGCAAGGGATGGCCAATGTGGTCATTACGATGGATACTTCCGATATGAGCAGCCCGTTTCCCGATTTGATGCGCTCGCTGGCGGATTTGGACGGGGTAAGACAGAGCGCTGTGATCGGACAAGGATAG
- a CDS encoding homoserine dehydrogenase, translating to MKPIKIGLLGLGTVGTGVVKMIEGHQEDLQLQTGCPIEIEKILVQNVDKARTVDVDRRKLTCDPWEVVNHPEIDIIVEVIGGIEPAKNYMLSALEQGKQIVTANKDLIARHGQEILAKAAEKRCDVLYEASVAGGVPILRTLVEGFSSDRITKIMGIVNGTTNYILSKMSSDGASYHDVLAEAQRLGYAESDPTSDVEGYDAAYKMTILSRLGFHAGVSFDDVSVKGISGVGKEDIAYAKSLGYEVKLLGIAESKDGRLSVDVEPVMVKKTHPLASVSGVYNAVYVYGEAVGETMFYGPGAGEMPTATSVVADIVAVVKNLKLGVSGRKSALPSKEAKMQSDEEIVAKQFLLLHVADKAGVLAQITQIFAEAEVSLESVIQQPNEQNPSAEIVIITHDASRASIKRVIAKLEQASVVHKIKSVYRVVE from the coding sequence ATGAAACCAATCAAAATCGGTCTGCTCGGGCTTGGCACGGTCGGAACGGGCGTAGTCAAGATGATCGAGGGGCATCAGGAAGATTTGCAGCTGCAAACGGGCTGTCCGATCGAGATCGAGAAGATTTTGGTGCAAAATGTGGATAAAGCGCGGACCGTCGATGTCGACCGGCGAAAATTGACGTGCGATCCGTGGGAAGTGGTCAACCATCCGGAGATCGACATTATCGTGGAAGTGATCGGCGGCATCGAACCGGCCAAAAACTATATGTTGTCCGCATTGGAACAGGGCAAGCAGATTGTGACGGCGAATAAGGATTTAATCGCCCGCCACGGACAAGAAATTCTTGCCAAAGCTGCGGAAAAGCGCTGCGATGTTTTGTATGAAGCCAGCGTAGCCGGAGGGGTCCCGATTTTGCGCACGCTGGTGGAGGGCTTTTCCTCCGACCGCATCACCAAAATAATGGGCATTGTAAATGGCACAACAAATTACATCCTCAGCAAAATGTCCAGCGATGGCGCATCTTATCACGACGTTTTGGCGGAAGCGCAGCGGTTGGGGTATGCGGAAAGCGATCCGACCTCCGATGTGGAAGGCTATGACGCCGCTTATAAAATGACGATTTTATCCCGCCTGGGCTTCCATGCCGGCGTTTCTTTCGACGATGTGAGCGTAAAAGGAATTTCCGGCGTCGGCAAGGAAGATATCGCTTATGCCAAATCGTTAGGCTATGAAGTCAAACTGCTCGGGATTGCGGAAAGCAAAGACGGCAGATTAAGCGTGGACGTTGAACCCGTCATGGTGAAAAAGACGCATCCGCTCGCTTCGGTCAGCGGAGTGTATAACGCGGTCTACGTATACGGCGAAGCGGTCGGGGAAACGATGTTTTACGGCCCCGGGGCGGGCGAAATGCCGACAGCCACATCGGTTGTGGCCGATATTGTGGCTGTGGTGAAAAATTTGAAATTGGGCGTGAGCGGCCGAAAATCCGCGCTGCCCAGCAAAGAAGCGAAAATGCAAAGCGACGAGGAAATCGTCGCCAAACAATTCCTGTTGCTGCATGTAGCGGATAAAGCCGGCGTTTTGGCGCAAATTACGCAAATATTTGCGGAAGCGGAGGTTAGTCTCGAGTCTGTCATTCAGCAGCCGAATGAGCAAAATCCGTCGGCCGAAATCGTGATCATCACCCATGACGCCAGCCGCGCAAGCATCAAGCGGGTGATTGCCAAGCTGGAACAGGCAAGCGTCGTGCATAAAATCAAAAGCGTATACCGCGTTGTCGAATGA
- a CDS encoding Spo0B domain-containing protein translates to MEKKKRQMNQLIALGVAAAGLALTVFLPWWVYRLAAAVMFICGMLVWRRLGQKRSENDWKNRAEAIHHEWLGILNQFRHDWMNDLQVLYGYAQLKKTDSVLSAILHARDKLAIDGNISRIGIPSLVSGLFALRVKQSPLKLDISLAEDVNLSELPLAGEKIRGVMSGVVTAFCEHAAAVSTPPGNLRLYINVDERHLILDFAYTGGYDGAELANRLERTIKQAGGNLESSRDFRDGGANVELRIPFSA, encoded by the coding sequence ATGGAAAAGAAAAAGCGGCAAATGAATCAGTTGATTGCCTTAGGCGTGGCGGCGGCCGGTTTGGCGCTTACGGTATTTTTGCCATGGTGGGTTTACCGCCTGGCCGCGGCAGTCATGTTCATATGCGGCATGCTCGTTTGGAGACGATTGGGGCAAAAACGGTCGGAAAACGATTGGAAAAATCGCGCCGAGGCGATCCATCATGAATGGCTCGGCATCTTGAATCAATTTCGGCATGATTGGATGAACGACTTGCAAGTGCTGTACGGGTATGCGCAGCTTAAAAAAACCGATTCGGTTCTTTCCGCGATTTTGCACGCCAGGGACAAGTTGGCGATTGACGGAAACATCAGCCGAATCGGCATTCCGTCTTTGGTTTCCGGTTTGTTTGCCTTGCGAGTCAAACAATCGCCGCTAAAGTTGGATATTTCGTTGGCGGAAGATGTAAATTTGTCCGAACTTCCGCTTGCGGGCGAGAAAATCCGGGGCGTCATGTCCGGCGTGGTTACCGCTTTTTGCGAGCACGCGGCGGCGGTCTCTACTCCTCCGGGCAATCTCAGGTTGTACATAAACGTGGACGAGCGCCATCTCATTCTTGACTTCGCATATACAGGCGGCTATGACGGCGCCGAATTGGCCAATCGTCTGGAGCGAACAATAAAGCAAGCGGGCGGCAACCTGGAAAGCAGCCGCGATTTTCGCGACGGCGGGGCGAATGTCGAACTGCGGATTCCGTTTAGCGCTTGA
- the obgE gene encoding GTPase ObgE, giving the protein MFVDKAKIFVKGGDGGDGIIAFRREKYVEQGGPSGGDGGRGGDVVFRVDEGLRTLMDFRYQKHFKAERGEKGKTKAMQGANAAPLIVRVPPGTVVTDDDTKEIIADLTRHNQEVVIAKGGRGGRGNMRFANPVTPAPYISEKGEPGEERWVVLELKLMADVGLVGYPSVGKSTLLSVVTAARPKIGSYHFTTLTPNLGVVNIADGRSFVLADLPGLIEGAHQGVGLGHEFLRHIERTKIIAHVIDMAATEGRDPYQDFVKINEELALYSEQLPRRPQVIIANKMDIPGADEHLREFTSKLARQSHNAAVFPVSAVTHSGLAPLLYKLADMLDALPQHAEAELAQNDDHIVYRLPEKNEEAPRIRRENDVFIVEHADLQRMVERIHLNSYDAFQRFSRILRKKGVEQALREHGAKDGSIVRIGDYEFEFVDRE; this is encoded by the coding sequence ATGTTTGTCGATAAAGCGAAAATTTTTGTAAAAGGCGGCGACGGCGGTGACGGCATCATCGCGTTTCGCCGGGAGAAATATGTCGAGCAGGGCGGGCCGTCCGGCGGCGACGGCGGTCGCGGCGGCGATGTCGTTTTTCGCGTGGACGAAGGTTTGCGCACCTTGATGGATTTCCGCTATCAAAAGCATTTTAAAGCGGAACGCGGCGAAAAAGGCAAAACGAAAGCAATGCAGGGAGCCAATGCCGCGCCCTTAATCGTGCGCGTGCCTCCGGGCACCGTTGTAACGGATGACGACACCAAGGAAATCATTGCCGATCTTACCCGCCATAATCAGGAAGTTGTGATCGCAAAAGGCGGCCGCGGCGGCAGAGGAAACATGCGTTTTGCCAATCCGGTGACGCCGGCCCCTTATATATCGGAAAAAGGCGAGCCGGGAGAAGAACGTTGGGTTGTGTTGGAATTGAAACTGATGGCGGATGTCGGTCTGGTCGGATACCCGAGCGTCGGCAAATCGACTTTGCTGTCGGTCGTCACTGCGGCTAGGCCGAAAATCGGCTCTTATCATTTCACCACGTTGACGCCGAATTTGGGAGTGGTTAACATTGCGGACGGCCGCAGCTTTGTGCTGGCCGATCTGCCGGGATTGATCGAAGGCGCCCATCAGGGCGTCGGTTTGGGGCATGAATTTTTGCGCCACATCGAGCGGACCAAAATCATTGCGCATGTAATCGACATGGCGGCAACGGAAGGGCGCGACCCGTACCAGGATTTTGTCAAGATCAACGAAGAATTGGCTTTGTACAGCGAACAACTGCCGCGGCGCCCGCAGGTTATTATCGCCAATAAGATGGATATTCCCGGAGCGGATGAACATTTGCGAGAATTCACAAGCAAGCTGGCCAGGCAATCGCATAATGCCGCAGTTTTTCCCGTTTCCGCCGTCACCCATTCGGGACTTGCGCCGCTATTGTACAAATTGGCGGACATGCTGGATGCGCTGCCGCAACATGCTGAAGCGGAGCTTGCCCAAAACGATGACCATATTGTTTACAGATTGCCGGAAAAAAATGAGGAAGCGCCGCGCATACGCCGGGAGAACGATGTCTTTATTGTGGAACATGCCGATTTGCAACGAATGGTCGAGCGGATTCATCTGAATTCATATGACGCGTTCCAGCGTTTTTCCCGCATATTGCGCAAGAAAGGCGTAGAACAGGCGCTGCGGGAGCACGGCGCCAAAGACGGCAGCATTGTTCGAATCGGCGATTATGAATTCGAATTTGTGGATCGCGAGTAA
- the rplU gene encoding 50S ribosomal protein L21 yields the protein MYAIIETGGKQYKVQEGDVLYIEKLDAEEGASVTFDRVLAVAKDNGLVAGSPYVSGAAVTAKVEKHGKGKKLIVFKYKPKKNYRRKQGHRQPYTKVVIDKIQA from the coding sequence ATGTACGCCATTATTGAAACCGGCGGCAAACAGTATAAAGTGCAAGAAGGGGACGTCCTTTACATCGAGAAGCTGGATGCGGAAGAAGGCGCAAGCGTGACTTTCGACCGCGTGCTGGCCGTGGCGAAGGATAACGGTTTGGTGGCCGGATCGCCCTACGTTTCCGGTGCAGCCGTAACGGCAAAAGTAGAAAAACACGGCAAGGGCAAGAAATTGATCGTTTTCAAGTACAAGCCGAAAAAGAACTACCGCCGCAAACAAGGCCATCGCCAACCTTATACCAAAGTTGTCATCGACAAGATTCAAGCTTAA
- a CDS encoding ribosomal-processing cysteine protease Prp: protein MIRVIVTRQAVDRSIRAFSVTGHANFAEAGKDIVCAGVSAITVGTVNAIQELLHVALPAAMRKGKLAVELPQADAIADSFKDVQLLLEAMLVSLQSIKESYGPYIEIQEEFI from the coding sequence ATGATTCGCGTTATTGTTACACGACAGGCAGTTGACCGCAGCATCCGCGCGTTTTCCGTAACCGGGCACGCCAATTTTGCCGAAGCCGGCAAAGACATCGTATGTGCGGGCGTATCCGCCATTACGGTAGGTACGGTAAATGCGATTCAGGAGTTGCTGCATGTCGCGTTACCCGCGGCCATGCGCAAAGGCAAACTGGCGGTGGAGCTGCCTCAGGCCGATGCCATCGCCGACAGCTTCAAGGATGTGCAACTTCTGCTGGAAGCGATGCTCGTTTCACTGCAATCGATCAAAGAGTCTTACGGCCCATATATTGAAATTCAGGAAGAATTTATTTGA
- the rpmA gene encoding 50S ribosomal protein L27, whose product MLKLDLQLFASKKGVGSTKNGRDSIAKRLGVKRADGQVVKAGNILVRQRGTKIHPGANVGIGSDDTLFALVEGVVKFERWGRDRKKVSVYPASTEQAVAAEA is encoded by the coding sequence GTGCTAAAGCTTGATTTGCAGTTGTTTGCTTCGAAAAAAGGGGTAGGTTCGACAAAGAACGGACGCGACAGCATTGCGAAGCGCCTCGGTGTGAAACGTGCCGACGGGCAAGTGGTAAAAGCGGGCAACATTTTGGTGCGCCAACGCGGAACGAAGATTCACCCGGGCGCCAATGTCGGCATCGGCTCCGACGATACGCTGTTCGCCCTCGTAGAAGGCGTCGTCAAATTTGAACGGTGGGGCCGCGACCGCAAAAAAGTGAGCGTTTATCCCGCAAGCACCGAACAAGCGGTTGCTGCGGAAGCATAA